From the uncultured Methanomethylovorans sp. genome, the window GTTGCAACAGACCTCTCTTTACCCTTAGTAGCTACTATCTGTTCAAACCACGTGCACCATCTTTCGTATACGCGTTGCATGTCAAGTTTGCCGGAACTCTCCTTTTCCTGTTCCATTAGCATCCAGAACATGTTATTTGCGGCAGATACAAATTCAGCCTCAAGGAATGACGGATCTGTTTTACCGTATTCCGCCATTTTCAATTTCATGCTTGCACGGATGCGAATGTTCTTTGAAGCTTCATCCACGGATATGCCCCATTTTCTTGCAATTTTCCGAATCAATCCGGACTGTCCTCTATCAAGCAGGTCGGTTGGTACCAGTGAATTGACCGAGGCATCAAAAGTAAGGATATCAGAGAAGACGCTGTATGTGTTCTCAGAATCCCATACTTCATTCACTTCAGCGATCTGTATTACTTTACGTTTTGTTGCCATACTGCCAGCTATGCGGGTATTGGAGCAGACTATTACAGCATCTGTGGCTTTGAAAGATGCAGGAGGCACTCCAAGGGTATGTACTATTCTTTCATAAACCGCATTTGTGGATGCACCATGGATAGTTCCTATTACAGAATTTCCTGCTGTACCTACCTGCATTGCTTCATACAGCATTGCGACTTCAGGCCCTCTCACTTCGCCGATAACAAGGGAGGAACTGCCAAGCCTAAGGGATGCACGCAGGGCTGTGGAAGGTTCTATCTCAATACTTGATTTCACGATGGAAGACTGAGCATTCAGGCCCTGTGCTTTCCATCCAAGCTTTTGCAATTGTTCAAGAGGTATTTCCGGCGTGTCTTCTATGGTCAATATTCTGTATTTTTGTGGCATTTCCATGAGCATAGCACATAATAGAGATGTTTTGCCTGCTCCCACTCCTCCGGCTATTAGCACTGATGCATGCCCATCCATCATGAAGCTAAGCAGGCCCGCTGTAAGAGGAGTAATAGCATCAGTATTGATAAGTTTGGGCAATGTCCAGGGGGTCTTTGCATGTTTTCTAAATGCATAGGCCATTCCTTTTGCACTTAATGGGTCGCCTATCACCGAGACACGCACTCCATATTCTTTAAGCGCCATTTCCAGGACAGGTGTGGCTTCTCCAAATGGTCTTCCGCTTATCGTCCTGAATCTTGAGACCATGGAATCCATTTCTTCCTGCTTAATATTGCTTAATTATCCATATCTTACAGATAACTAGTTAAGCAATCGAAGCGTAGTAGAAGTTGGAAAATATGGTCCAGAAGACACTAAAAGAAAGAAATGAAAATGACCTGAAACTCTTAATGTCTCAATGTGATGAGAAAAGGGCAGAGCAGTTCAGGAAGTATGTCCAATCCTATATTGTGAATGGAATGAGACCAGCTACAGTATGCGGACAAATCCAATCACTTTCTTTTTGGAATAAAATGCTTAGTAAACCTTTTCTTGATTTGACAAAGGATGAGCTGAATGCCGCTTTCATGGCTTTGGAATCGTTTACATTTACTGGGAAAAACGGCAAAGTTCGTGAATATTCCTTGATCACTAAGAACACACGAAAGATCCATTTACGGAAATTTCTTAACTTTATTGGTCGGGAGGATTTGACAACTGGTATTAAGGTGCGTAGATCAAGAGGCTCAAAACTTCCAGAGGATCTCATCACCAGAGATGAAGTTCACAAGATGATTGATGCTTGTATGAATTTACGCGACAAAGCTTTAGTCTCGCTGATATATGAATCTGGAGCAAGATCCGGAGAGCTTCTATCTTTACGGATAAAGAATATCGAAAAGCATGAAAAGGGATATTATGTGCATTTCCCAACAGGAAAGACCGGAGCAAGAAAGATACTTGTCATCTATTCAGCCAAGCATCTATTCAACTGGTTACAGGCTCATCCTCTGAAAGAGGATAGGAATGCTCCACTATGGGTGGTGCTCGATAAAAGACATGAGGAGTTTAACCATGAAGCTATGCATACACGGCTTTTTGCAATTGCAAAAAGAGCAGGAATAACAAAAAAGGTAAATCCTCACGCATTCAGACACGCCCAAGCTACCGAATTAGCAAAGGATTTCACGGAACAGCAGATGAAACGTTATCTCGGGTGGACTGCAGATAGTTCTATGGCTTCTGTTTATGTTCACTTGTCCGGCAGAGACATTGATGATGCTGTACTGAAGAAAAATGGAATAAAAATAGAAGATCGGAATACTTCTTTAAGACCAAATGAGTGTCCAAAATGTCATTTCATAAGTGAAGGAAATTTCAAATATTGTGGTGTATGTGGAACAATATTAACGGTAGAGACTCAGATTACGGATGATGAGAAATTTAAAAATGCACTGATGGCTCTTTTAACAAGTCCGGATGAAGAACTAATTAAAAAATTCAGGGAAAAGTTAGGCTAGCCATCTTTATACTTTTCCTTTTCTTCTATTGATAAATAATCAATAACCTGTTTTGTTGTGTGTGCATGCCCATTTATCCAAAAAACGTTATTAATTGTATCATGCAAATCAAACAATTTGTCTAAAATATCAGTCCATAGTGGTGAACTTGGTGGCGTTTTAGTATGTAAGTTCTGTCCATTTATGCTTATTCGAACAGCTCCATCTTCGAGTAATTTCCTGAGAATTCCAAGGATAGTGTCGAGATCTACATCTTTTTTATATCCTTTCTCGTTAAGACTAAAATAAACAGGATTCCCGCGTCCTCTTTGTTCTTCTCTTGTAATTATCTGTTTTAAAAGTAGGTCCTCGATGCACTTGTTTAGCGTATGCTTGCTAACACAAATACCGGATTCTTCTATGTACCGATTATACAAATGACTGTAACGAATTGGCCCACTTCTCTGAATTATGCCTAGAACGAAAGGTGTGTGCTTATCGTAATTGGTTTTCGGAGTGCCTCTGCCGTATGGAGGCTTATCTATCTCGCGAATTTCACGTGTTACTGTCATACTAACATCAAAAAATATTATTTGGTGTTTTTACAATTATCTGTATATGTGTATATCACTGTAAAAAGGTATTGGTGAATATCTATGAAAAGGAAAGTACAAAAAATTAGGGATAGTTATCAAGTGGTCATCCCTAAACAATTCGCTGATATGGTAGGCATCGGTGCAGGAACCATGATGGAAATAGAGTACAGAAATAGAAAAATCATAATGTGCCCGGTCACACCCTCACAAGACGCGACCGGGACAGGCCAGGAGTAAACGGAGATCCCGACCATGCCAATACATGCAACAAATGAAAATAAACCCTTTGTTGAATTTGCAGAGATTTTTAAAAAAGAAAATGCAGAGACTTTACATAACTGGCTTACCCATGGTGATCCGGTCCGGAAGGCAATGGCTAAGACCATCATGGAGGCGACTGCATGACCCCAGCACGCACAGCCATGAAACGCACCGCTGAATACAGTGTGTTCAAGTTTCACGGTTCGAAAAGAGAAACTCGCGACTTTAACGATTTTCTCTTCTACACTTT encodes:
- a CDS encoding type II/IV secretion system ATPase subunit, whose product is MDSMVSRFRTISGRPFGEATPVLEMALKEYGVRVSVIGDPLSAKGMAYAFRKHAKTPWTLPKLINTDAITPLTAGLLSFMMDGHASVLIAGGVGAGKTSLLCAMLMEMPQKYRILTIEDTPEIPLEQLQKLGWKAQGLNAQSSIVKSSIEIEPSTALRASLRLGSSSLVIGEVRGPEVAMLYEAMQVGTAGNSVIGTIHGASTNAVYERIVHTLGVPPASFKATDAVIVCSNTRIAGSMATKRKVIQIAEVNEVWDSENTYSVFSDILTFDASVNSLVPTDLLDRGQSGLIRKIARKWGISVDEASKNIRIRASMKLKMAEYGKTDPSFLEAEFVSAANNMFWMLMEQEKESSGKLDMQRVYERWCTWFEQIVATKGKERSVATKDKTLYTGSLAEVIQGGYDA
- a CDS encoding site-specific integrase, with amino-acid sequence MVQKTLKERNENDLKLLMSQCDEKRAEQFRKYVQSYIVNGMRPATVCGQIQSLSFWNKMLSKPFLDLTKDELNAAFMALESFTFTGKNGKVREYSLITKNTRKIHLRKFLNFIGREDLTTGIKVRRSRGSKLPEDLITRDEVHKMIDACMNLRDKALVSLIYESGARSGELLSLRIKNIEKHEKGYYVHFPTGKTGARKILVIYSAKHLFNWLQAHPLKEDRNAPLWVVLDKRHEEFNHEAMHTRLFAIAKRAGITKKVNPHAFRHAQATELAKDFTEQQMKRYLGWTADSSMASVYVHLSGRDIDDAVLKKNGIKIEDRNTSLRPNECPKCHFISEGNFKYCGVCGTILTVETQITDDEKFKNALMALLTSPDEELIKKFREKLG
- a CDS encoding AbrB/MazE/SpoVT family DNA-binding domain-containing protein, which encodes MKRKVQKIRDSYQVVIPKQFADMVGIGAGTMMEIEYRNRKIIMCPVTPSQDATGTGQE